One part of the Solanum dulcamara chromosome 8, daSolDulc1.2, whole genome shotgun sequence genome encodes these proteins:
- the LOC129901526 gene encoding SNF1-related protein kinase regulatory subunit gamma-like PV42a, with protein MQATMEVQAGSPCRSQKHQMHKDKQVKDLIVDKRRLVEVPYTATLGDTMKTLMANKVVAVPVAAPPGHWIGAGGSMILESDKQTGAVRKHYIGMVTMLDIMAHIAGNGSADADLTKKMIVPVSSIIGHCLESLSLWTLSPNTSIVDCMEVFSKGIHRAMVPVGGRSENVAGVELTESASCYRMLTQMDLLRFLNDLQELKSIMSLKVSDKQLQAITDTVFGVTNKAKVIDVIKCMRTASLNAVPIVESSDDITEDHTQLVNGKRRKIVGTFSATDLRGCPVSKMQHLLNLQVLDFLKMLSGAPNTGLRSSWREQVTCHPESSLGEVMEKVVSDNVHRVWVVDEQGLLEGVVSLTDMIRVIRLWYLTEFLQ; from the exons ATGCAGGCAACAATGGAGGTACAAGCGGGAAGCCCCTGTAGATCTCAGAAGCATCAGATGCATAAAGACAAGCAAGTGAAGGATCTAATTGTTGATAAAAGGAGGCTTGTGGAGGTTCCGTATACAGCAACGCTGGGAGACACTATGAAAACTCTGATGGCTAACAAGGTGGTGGCCGTTCCGGTGGCTGCGCCGCCTGGACACTGGATCGGTGCTGGTGGTTCTATGATTTTGGAATCTGATAAACAGACTGGTGCTGTACGGAAACATTATATAGGGATGGTAACCATGCTTGATATTATGGCACATATTGCTGGAAATGGTAGTGCTGATGCTGATCTAACAAAAAAGATGATCGTCCCTGTTTCATCGATTATAGGGCATTGTCTTGAAAGTCTTAGTTTGTGGACCCTCAGCCCTAACACAAG TATTGTGGATTGCATGGAAGTGTTCAGCAAAGGCATACACCGAGCCATGGTTCCAGTTGGTGGACGATCAGAAAATGTAGCCGGTGTTGAGCTGACGGAATCTGCATCGTGTTACCGAATGTTAACACAAATGGATCTGCTAAGGTTTTTGAATGACCTGCAGGAGCTTAAATCTATCATGTCGCTTAAGGTCTCGGACAAACAATTGCAAGCAATCACAGACACTGTTTTCGGGGTGACTAATAAGGCTAAAGTAATCGATGTCATCAAATGCATGAGAACAGCTTCGCTTAATGCAGTACCAATTGTGGAGTCGTCTGATGACATCACAGAAGATCATACTCAGCTTGTGAAT GGGAAAAGGAGGAAGATAGTAGGAACTTTTTCAGCAACAGACTTGAGAGGATGTCCTGTATCGAAAATGCAGCATCTACTGAATCTACAGGTCCTTGATTTCTTGAAAATGCTGTCAGGAGCTCCTAATACTGGGCTGAGATCTTCATGGAGGGAACAGGTTACTTGCCACCCAGAATCGTCACTCGGGGAAGTGATGGAGAAGGTAGTTTCGGACAATGTGCATCGTGTTTGGGTGGTGGATGAACAAGGCTTGCTGGAGGGAGTTGTATCCCTTACTGATATGATAAGAGTCATCAGGCTCTGGTATCTTACAGAGTTTTTGCAGTAA
- the LOC129900571 gene encoding uncharacterized protein LOC129900571, which produces MVKIIACLQLQNRSSKAWTPFPLSKRRFGYRKLPKQLLNLSVLKLDGSSFVIHVGRNATVADLKQAVQEAFNFSREDEGKILWSLVWSHFCLCYGSQKLVNDKAFINCFGMKDGDQLQFAQHVTLEYRPAKQRLDSQYEQSKQCSISNAHEVNVEANANIDHQEKGKKISEFQYEDAIPKPKLSHFLRRWLSQSKSWISTRKP; this is translated from the exons ATGGTGAAGATCATAGCGTGCTTACAGCTTCAAAATCGGAGTTCTAAGGCTTGGACTCCATTTCCGCTAAGCAAAAGACGTTTTGGTTACCGTAAACTTCCTAAACAGTTACTCAATCTCTCCGTCCTCAAATTGGATGGCTCTTCATTCG TTATCCATGTAGGGAGGAATGCTACAGTAGCAGACCTTAAACAAGCAGTTCAGGAAGCTTTTAATTTCTCGCGGGAGGATGAAGGCAAGATTCTATG GTCACTAGTATGGAGCCACTTCTGTTTGTGCTACGGAAGTCAAAAACTTGTGAATGACAAAGCTTTTATTAACTGTTTTGGCATGAAAGATGGTGATCAG CTTCAATTTGCACAGCATGTCACGTTGGAGTACAGGCCAGCTAAACAAAGACTGGATAGCCAATATGAACAGTCCAAACAATGCTCTAT TTCAAATGCTCATGAAGTGAACGTTGAAGCTAATGCCAACATTGACCACCAAGAGAAGGGCAAAAAGATTAGTGAGTTTCAATACGAGGATGCAATTCCTAAACCAAAGCTGTCTCATTTTTTAAGAAGATGGTTATCTCAATCAAAATCTTGGATATCAACAAGAAAGCCTTAG
- the LOC129901298 gene encoding uncharacterized protein LOC129901298 — MSAIVCGKRSFFEDVQSSSPTSPSTPVSKKLRCSSTSPTRFSPPPLVEAPIDQLRALFPDIDSQFLEKALEECGNDLDVAIKRLHELHLSHAQGKSVTASEADGKMDGGIENTAFVRNNLPADGTEWVELFVREMMSATSTDDARARATRVLESLEKSISASASAEAAQNFQKENMMLKEQIEMILRDNAILKRLVAFQHERQKEHNDRIQEVQQLKQLISQYQEQLRTLEVNNYSLKMHLQQAQQWNSIPGHFHPDVF; from the exons ATGTCTGCGATTGTTTGCGGCAAGAGATCATTCTTCGAAGATGTACAATCGTCGTCGCCGACTTCACCATCGACGCCTGTTTCAAAGAAGCTCCGGTGTTCCTCCACCTCTCCGACACGATTCTCTCCGCCGCCGCTAGTGGAAGCTCCTATCGATCAGCTGAGAGCCTTGTTTCCCGATATAGACAGTCAG tttcttgagaaagccTTGGAGGAATGTGGCAATGATTTGGATGTTGCTATTAAGAGACTGCATGAACTTCATCTTAGTCATGCACAAGGAAAGTCAGTTACTGCCTCAGAAGCTGATGGAAAGATGGACGGTG GTATAGAGAACACTGCTTTTGTCCGAAATAATCTTCCAGCTGATGGCACAGAATGGGTGGAGTTGTTTGTGAGGGAAATGATGAGTGCTACAAGCACAGATGATGCTAGGGCTCGTGCAACAAGAGTGTTGGAGAGCTTGGAGAAATCCATTAGTGCTAGTGCAAGTGCAGAAGCAGCTCAAAATTTTCAGAAG GAAAATATGATGCTGAAGGAGCAAATAGAAATGATTCTTCGAGACAATGCCATTCTGAAACGTTTAGTGGCCTTCCAACATGAACGACAAAAGGAGCACAATGATAGGATCCAGGAAGTGCAGCAGCTGAAGCAGCTGATTAGTCAATATCAAGAACAATTGAGAACTCTCGAG GTCAACAATTATTCTTTGAAAATGCATTTGCAACAGGCTCAGCAATGGAACTCTATCCCTGGACACTTCCATCCAGACGTCTTCTAA
- the LOC129901000 gene encoding protein FAR1-RELATED SEQUENCE 6-like: MDGLSLNATIFDDETEEFDIDGECGMSEYVGQSGVLEGKNPVPPDVGMEFETYEDVYYFYNCYAKVHGFGVRVSNTWYRKSRERYRGKLSCSSAGFKKKSEANRPRPETRTGCPAMIKFRLMENRRWRIIEVELEHNHLIHPSTEKFYKSHRNNSSGSKRPLKMNGNQEAQKIRLFRTVIIDPDDDRKLNIDEGELRNTIDQSNNHLILKPGDAQAILSFFTDLQLVNPDFFYVLDLNEKGCLRNVFWAEARFKATYGYFGDVVRIDTACLISKYEVPLVIFAGVNHHGQSVPLGCGLVAGETVESFIWLLRAWLTYMVGRPPQTIIIDQSRAMQTAIADVLPWASHCISLSHIMKKVPEELGGLDEYEVIKKTFTKSIYQSSRTDEFEAAWENMMLCYGIRDHKWLQTLHEDRKHWVPVYLKDTFLAGMFSVTLREREASSPFDEYLSNRTPLKEFLDGYDQCVKEIYQREALADSESSNPSCMLKSRFYFEMQLSKIYTNHIFDKFQIEIEGIFSCLSTRQVGIDGEIITYLVKEREVENVNEARDYEVAFNTTVAEVLCACGLFNLEGFLCRHALCVLSQDGFEEIPAQYILSRWRKDIHRSYVLDYGCNFIDTKNPVHRYDNLYKCAVKLVEEGRKSHERYKFTLEALGEILNRVSLQDHNTL, encoded by the coding sequence ATGGATGGTCTTTCACTCAATGCCACCATCTTTGATGATGAAACTGAGGAATTCGATATTGATGGAGAGTGTGGGATGTCGGAATATGTTGGTCAATCTGGTGTTCTTGAAGGCAAAAATCCTGTTCCTCCGGATGTTGGAATGGAGTTTGAGACATATGAGGATGTGTACTACTTTTACAACTGTTATGCTAAAGTGCATGGATTCGGGGTTAGAGTGAGTAATACATGGTATAGGAAGAGTAGGGAAAGGTATAGAGGAAAACTAAGCTGCAGTAGTGCaggatttaaaaagaaaagtgaagCAAATCGGCCCAGACCTGAGACAAGAACTGGCTGTCCAGCAATGATCAAATTCAGATTGATGGAGAACAGAAGGTGGAGAATAATTGAAGTTGAACTTGAACACAACCACCTCATTCATCCGTCAACTGAAAAGTTCTATAAATCTCACAGAAACAACAGTTCTGGGAGTAAAAGGCCCTTGAAGATGAATGGCAATCAAGAAGCTCAGAAAATTAGGTTATTCAGAACTGTCATTATTGATCCAGATGATGATAGAAAATTAAACATAGATGAAGGTGAACTCAGGAACACAATTGACCAGTCCAACAACCATTTGATTCTTAAACCTGGAGATGCTCAAGCAATTCTCAGTTTCTTCACTGATCTGCAGTTGGTAAATCCTGACTTCTTTTATGTACTGGACCTAAATGAGAAAGGATGTCTGCGGAATGTGTTTTGGGCAGAAGCAAGATTTAAGGCCACATATGGTTATTTTGGTGACGTGGTTAGAATTGACACTGCTTGTTTGATCTCAAAATATGAGGTTCCACTTGTGATATTTGCTGGAGTCAACCACCATGGACAATCTGTGCCACTAGGCTGTGGTTTGGTTGCAGGAGAGACTGTAGAGTCATTTATATGGTTGTTGAGGGCATGGCTGACATACATGGTTGGCCGCCCTCCGCAGACCATCATTATTGACCAATCTAGAGCTATGCAAACTGCTATCGCTGATGTTCTTCCGTGGGCATCTCATTGTATTTCTTTGTCGCATATCATGAAAAAAGTTCCGGAGGAATTGGGTGGGTTGGATGAATATGAAGTTATCAAAAAAACATTTACTAAATCAATTTACCAATCATCAAGAACAGATGAGTTTGAAGCAGCTTGGGAGAACATGATGCTATGCTATGGAATTAGGGACCATAAATGGCTCCAGACACTCCACGAAGATCGTAAACACTGGGTCCCTGTCTATTTAAAGGATACATTTCTAGCGGGGATGTTTTCTGTGACACTCAGGGAGAGAGAGGCTTCTTCTCCTTTTGATGAGTATTTGTCTAATCGTACTCCCCTGAAAGAGTTCCTTGACGGCTATGACCAATGTGTGAAGGAAATCTATCAAAGAGAAGCACTGGCTGATTCAGAATCGAGTAATCCAAGTTGTATGTTgaaatcaagattttattttgaaatgcAGCTGTCTAAAATCTACACCAATCACATATTTGATAAATTTCAAATCGAAATAGAGggaatattttcatgtttaagCACAAGACAAGTAGGTATTGATGGGGAGATCATAACATACCTCGTTAAGGAACGTGAAGTTGAGAATGTGAATGAAGCAAGAGATTATGAGGTTGCGTTTAATACAACTGTTGCCGAGGTTCTCTGTGCCTGTGGTTTATTCAACCTGGAGGGATTCCTGTGCAGGCACGCATTATGTGTTCTAAGTCAGGATGGTTTCGAAGAGATCCCAGCTCAGTACATTCTTTCACGCTGGAGAAAGGATATTCACCGTAGCTATGTTCTTGACTATGGTTGCAATTTTATCGACACCAAGAATCCAGTCCACAGGTATGATAATTTGTACAAATGTGCTGTGAAGTTGGTGGAAGAGGGGAGAAAATCACATGAACGATACAAGTTCACCTTAGAAGCGTTGGGGGAGATATTGAACAGAGTTAGTTTGCAAGATCATAACACTCTTTAG